The sequence below is a genomic window from Monodelphis domestica isolate mMonDom1 chromosome 2, mMonDom1.pri, whole genome shotgun sequence.
CAAGAAATATCACCAAAAAATCTGACTACTGAGTGAGAGTGGGCAAACAGCTCAAAAAATACTTCTAGCTTGCTGCAACATCACAAGTTGGGGAGAACTAAACCTTACACAGACTTCACGACGAGTTCCAAGTTTCTActtggaaggagagagaaggattgTTGGTGCTTTGTGGTATCTCTTAACGTAGTGCACTCTGTCCAACATTATTGAGAATGCAGTCAGAAGGGGGAAAATGCCTCCCCAGGAAGAGAGTTGTAAAGGGACATATTGCAAGCCCACTGAACTTTCTGGAGAAGGCCTTTTCTCCAAACATATTTAGATTTGCATTTACTATGGGCCTTTTTTGACAAGTGAAAAAATGTGTGGGCAGGtgtatttattcttctctctccaaTTAAACAcccagtcacacacacacacacacacacacacacacacacacacatatacacattccACGTATGTGATGTTTAAAGTGGAAGGTGTAACTCATTTttttagagaaagaatagaaaaggatGACATTAACTTATGTGTGGGGTTAATATCAGCAGCTCTTACCCGtcatttttacaaatactttAGACTTTTTATGTCTCAGAAGAAAGACTCAGGATGTCTGAAAAGCCCTGAGAGAGTATGAAAGAAAGAGCCTTTATGTACAATATGAAACACACTTTACCCAAGGAAATTGCTTATCTCACCTGTTGTGATTTTGTTACTGTGTTGTAGGTATGTGACTGGTGTAAGCACATAAGGCACACAAAAGAATACCTGGATTTTGGGGACGGGGAGCGAAGGCTTCAGTTCTGCAGTGCAAAATGTCTCAATCAGTACAAAATGGACATTTTCTACAAAGAAACACAGGCCAATCTTCCAGCTGGACTGTGCAGCACATTACATCCTCCGATCGAAAATAAAGCAGAAGGTGCTGGGGTACAGCTGCTGACTCCAGACTCTTGGAATATACCGCTAACAGATGCTCGGAGGAAGGCCCCCTCCCCGGTGTCTGCAGCTGGCCAAAATCAAGGGCCTGGACCATCCTCGTCAACCACCGTCTCTCCATCTGACACTGCCAACTGCTCTGTCACAAAAATCCCCACACCAGTTCCCAAACCCATTGCCATCAACGAGACTCCAAATGTCCCTCCAGTTTCTGTTCAGCCACCTGCTAGTATTGTGCCTCCAATCGGTGTCCCACCTCGGAGTCCTCCCATGGTGATGACAAACCGAGGGCCTGTCCCCCTGCCCATCTTCATGGAACAGCAAATCATGCAGCAGATCCGCCCTCCCTTTATCCGGGGGCCACCTCACCATGCCTCTAACCCTAACAGCCCTTTGTCTAACCCAATGATTCCTGGGATTGGTCCACCACCGGGTGGTCCCAGAAACATGGGCCCCACCTCCAGCCCTATGCACAGGCCAATGCTATCACCTCACATCCATCCCCCCACGACGCCAACCATGCCTGGGAACCCTGCGGGATTGCTGCCCCCGCCCCCTCCTGGAGCTCCTTTGCCTAGTCTTCCCTTCCCGCCTGTCAGCATGATGCCAAATGGCCCTATGCCTATGCCACAGATGATGAACTTTGGGTTGCCATCCCTTGCCCCACTGGTGCCACCCCCAACCCTGTTAGTGCCATACCCTGTCATCGTCCCACTGCCTGtgcccatccccatccccatccccatccctcaTGTCAATGATTCCAAGCCCCCTAATGGCTTCTCTAGCAATGGGGAAAACTTCATTCCAAACACACCCAGCGATTCAGCTGGGGGCAAGTCAAGTGGACACTCCTTGTCCCCTAGAGACTCCAAGCAAGGGTCTTCTAAGTCCTCTGACTCATCACCCGGCTGCTCCGGCCAGTCGTTGAGTCACGCAGCAGCTCAACAGGAGCATGGTAAGAATGAGGTGGTGGATTTGACTGTGCGGTCCAGCAGCCCCGTGAACAATAAGTTTAGTTTTTCCAGTGTGGTCCAGGGCCCTCAGGATGGTGTGATAGATCTGACCGTGGGTCATCGGTCCCGGCTACACAATGTCATTCACAGGGCCCTGCATGCTCAAGTTAAGGTGGAACGTGAATCTAACAGTGTTGTAAGCATGGCTTTTGGTAGCTCTGACAAAAGGAACTGCAGTACTTGCAGGGACAATAATTGCAATGCCGTTGACACAAAAACTCTGCCTGGTGGTGCCGGTGACTCGACCCACTGTGGGCCCGTCTCTCTGGCCGCCTCAGGCCCTTCAGGACTCGAAGCTACCAGTGCTGCGGTTTGCAATGTCATCGTGAACGGGACAAAGAGCACTGAGGGGTCTAAGGGCTCAGAACAGCCTCCCGAACCTTTGGCTCTggcgcctcctcctcctctccttccgcCACTGccactgcctcctcctcctcctcctcctcctcctccacctcctcctccacctctacCTCCTCCCGCCCCAGCCTCCCAGAAGAAGTCCCAGCAACCTGAGGAGCCAGCAGTGAGTGAATTAGAATCCGTCAAGGAGAACAACTGTGCTTCCAACCTCCACATGGATGGAGAGGCCGGCAAAAAGCTGATGGGGGAAGAGGTCCTTGTGGTGGGTGATAAGACAGACCCAAACCTTAATAACCCCGCGGATGAGGACCATGCCTACGCTCTGCGGATGCTCCCCAAGACAGGCTGCGTGATCCAGCCTGTGCCAAAACCTGCAGAAAAGACTGCCATTGCACCATGTATCATTTCAACGCCAATGCTCAGCACCGGGCCAGAGGACCTGGAGCCGCCATTGAAAAGGAGGTGCCTCCGAATTCGTAATCAAAATAAGTAAAAGGTTTGTAGGTCCACGTGGCCTGTCTCAGTCATGAGCTAAGggcctctcctctctgtctgtagATTGGCATGGACATGACTATGTGGTGAGACCAAAGGAGAGGCAGAGATCTAGGGGTTATCAGCTATCatccaacaaagaaaaaaaaaccgaGGAAAGAATAGagattggggtggggagggaggtggggTGTTACTGTCATAacgatatattttgtttttgccttgtATAATCTGTGTTCTCCAGTCATTGTAGGGTGGGACGATTTTGGAGAGAAGGATGAAGGTTTAGTGGGAGGGACCTCTGTAATCTTTAGTCATGGGGCGGGAAGCTATAAAGAGTCATCTAACTAGCCAATGACCCACCCATCTCCGCCATATTCTACTGCCAGTCACACCACTGGCTAGAACTTTCCCAAGCCATCAAGTTTCCATTATAGTCTTTGTATTCTGTTTGCAAAGATCATCAGTAGCGTCCAAGAGATGAGCTAAGAACAAGCTCTGTTGCCCAGAGCTCCGGACAGTTGCCAGCCAGGCAGCTGGGGAAAATGCTTGCTCTGAGTCTCAGAGGGAGCAGGGGTAAAAGGTCTCACTCTCTACTTGGTTTTATTGGGAGAAGCCTGGGGAAGACAGGGTGGTCCTTTAGGACTGTGCTGCTTTCTTCTCCTGCTCCCTGCTATTGAAATGAgtagaagaggagggagagaaggaagcgGTGCATATAGCAGGGTGGCAGTTGGTGTCTTGGTTCATCTCTATAATTGGTAGTACACTTGAAGGGAGAAAAGAGTACCTTCCTAAAATTGTCAAACTTATCCTTGCTGGGAATCCTGCCTAGTTCTGTTGCACAGAAGGGATCGACATGATGTAGTGGAAAGTGAAGTCACAAAAGAGAATtcctttgggttcaaatcctacctctgacacttattaagCATATGACTTTGGGTATGTCATTTAACTTTTAGAgacctcatttccttctctgtaaaattaggggattaGGCTTGATGGCCTTTGAAATTAAGCTCCAAATATCTGATCCTATGCTAATGAGCCATAAGTATTATCTAAAAAGTGAGTGGCTGACCTTTAAGTAAAAgtcaagaaaggaaataagtccCAGGAAAGGAGAGCTCCagaattatgaagaaaatatagCAAATTCCCACTaggtaaaatcatttttattctctccTGTTGTTTTGGGGGGAAAGTCCTCAGGCTAATGAAGACTACTTCTCCAAAGTTTGGGATAGTGACTTTGTCTTAGGTATTTCATAAACAGATTGCCAACATTTTGAAGTGAAGTCACTAGAGTTTTCTGTTGGTCACCTCAATTGAAAGAGTTttctaggcaagtcatctaatctcaTTTCTGTTGCTTACTAACTGGGCAACTTTAGGCAAATCCCTTTGTCTTCCTGGGCTTCAgtctcctcaactataaaaccAGGGGCTCTGATTAGATGCCCTCTGGATTTCTTTCAGCTACAGTGATCTCATGATTTGGTGAGCATGAATAGCAGGCGGTGAGAATCTGtgatcaaaaccaaaaaaataacataaacaaGCATTTTAGGAAAGCTGAGAAAAAGCATGGGGGCATATAACTTTTtaccacatttttttaaaatgtagaaaactTCCACTCTCTCAAATGGGCAGCAGGGCAGTTATACTCCCCAAACTGAGAACAGAGGTGGCCAAACCACAAATGGCATCACCAGGTCACTTACTTAGGGATCACTGATGCAGAGGAAAAAGGGATGTCACATTGTGAATAGTCTGGTTTCTTAGTCAAGAATGGGTCCAGGGCCTGGCAAATGGACACTTACAAtcattggagaaaataaaaagccTCCTTCAATCAATTTCCAAAGAAATTATAACTCAATTTCCTATGGCTTTTAAGTATGCATGGGGAGTGGTGGTAGGGGTCCTTTATGGTGTTTCTCACATACTGCAacccccctcttccttcccttcatctACTGCCCTGACCCAGAGGGTCAGGAACACTGATGATTTGCTGGCTGTAGCTTAGCAGCTTAGCAACAAAGCTAGTGATTTGCAATTGATAGAGAATGAGATCAACATCAGTAAATCATGTTTCTGTTGTCCGTTGTAGTTTCATGTCACCACACATGGTATAATCTCAGCTTGTTATAAATCATTTGTAGAATCCCACCTCTTCTTGTGACTACCCTCCTGTATATATCTACACGTACACATAAGCACACACAtgcccacacacatacacatgcacatacacaaacTGTgtctttcctttttgcctttaaaCACTTAGTCATATTCATTGTTATTCCATATTATTAGGAGGCAGTGTCAtaacagtggaaagaacaatggctttggagtcaagaatTCTGGATTCATTTCTACCTccctactttctttccttttttttttaacccttactttctgtcttagaattgatacaaagtattggtttcaaggcagaagagaggtaagggctaggcatctgaaattatgtgacttgcccaggatcatacagctaggaggtatctttggtcagatttgaacccaggacctccacctggttctctatccactgagccaccaacctgCCCCTTTAACTCTGTACTTTGTgttaccctgaacaagtcacttaatcctgggTTTCAgccataaaatgaaagggttgaactagatagcctctgatAGCCCTTTAAGCTCTCAATTTGGGATCCCATGATTTCCAAAGTAGGAACAGTTAAGTCCTAAATAATGGACTTCAAGACTTTTGTAACCAGCTGGCTGACATTGGACTGGTGAAAGATACAGGCCAAATAGAGGTATAGCTGAAGGGATGTCCTGGTCTTGTTGATAGACTTCTCTTATTGGCACTCTTAGAATCATACTGAGACATCTGCTACTAGTACCAGAACTGTTTCCTCCATGTCTTTCCCTTTCTGGTCAACCATTTACCATAATGCATTAGTATTTATTTCTCATTATCTTAAACAGAATCAAAGGGCCGTAGTTGGAAATCAATAATATAATCACCTAGCAAAATGACTGTATCATACTGTTAGATTATTGGTCTTACACAGAAGACTTTCTGGGGATTCCAGTCAGAAGAAATTCTGTCCCTTTGTACATGACTTTATATATTCTTTTGGATAGTATCAGTTGATAGGATTATAAGtgacatgtgtgtgcatatatgatTCCCTGTAGCTACAGGAGAAATTAAACTCAGATGTAGATAAAAACACAATTTAGGGGCCATCCCTAATCCTTAAACCTTTGACAATTTAAGGACCAGTTTTACATCTTCTAtaggataagaggaaaaaccTTCCCTCCAAGTGAAGAGACAAAATGCATGTGCATTTTTCCAAGTGTACTGTCCACAAAGAATTCTATTTATAAAGGGaatattcttttatttgtctTTGCCCAAGGGTGGTTTAGAGGAACCATTTGCATTTGTACATTTTCTGAATCCCCAAAGTTTATATTTACTTCTCTTATAACTAGGAGTTCAGAGTAGCCATATGCAAACATTTGCAGATATGCAAAGgcctactaccaccactaccacccattttccaaagaaatacaacattctgatttcattttttaaaaatcagtggaAAAAACTTAGAGCTTGAGTAATCCTATCACTCTCGTATTTTCCACTCCTAAAGAGAGAACAGTGGGCTCAGAACTGATTCAGCAAAAACAATGCATGAAACTTTTCATTTTGGAGAATAGCTGTTCAGGTTGTTCTTgtacaatttaaaaatcaaatgaaaatattggCCCTTTCTCTCCCTGGTTGTTTTTTCTAGACTCAAGCTGTGTAGTCCTGACTCTTTAGAACTCCTGGAGACTCCTGTCCCAAGAGTTTGGCCTCTTTAGTTTTCTCTGGGAAGGCTGGAGGCAGTGACTGCAGGTTTGGTCCCTTGGAGTTTAATTATTAGTCAGGTCATGGCACCTCACTAACTGAGATGACTGTTTCGTGACAGGGATTTCTCCTCATTAGGGAAACCAAACATGTGGTTGTAGCATGTAACTTCTTGTCAGTTTAAACTCTTCCACAGAATAGTTTGACAGAAAAGTGCTGGCTTTGCCTGTGGTGAAGTTTCTGAAGTCAAACTCTATATTCAGAAAGCTACTCTGAATGCTTCCTTGCCAAAACAACGGAAGAAAAGGCAGAGCAAGAAAAGGAAACCAGTTGAAGTATGAGCTGTTGGGGCACCAGGccagatgagattatttaaggtCCCAATTAATTTGTTATTGGAAATGCTAATTAGCAGCCCAAGTCCCTGATTTTCAAGTTTTGCTTCTGGCCAGGGTATATGTAGTTAGTCAAATCTAAGTTGATGTAACTCAAAGATTCAGTGGAAAAAGCCACTGTGTGAGCGTTATCCATAGACACTACAGTGATTAACCAGGAGATTTTGTTTGCTGCCATTGTCTCAGGTTTGTCAACAGAGGCTGTCTAAAATTAGCTTGCCTCATCTGGGCTGTACTCTCATGCTATATGTTGGCAGGATTATGAGAAGAGGTTTAAGGTAAACCAATTTCGAGTCTCTGAAACATCTGGCTTTCACGTAGTATTTCAGTCCGGTTCCAGTGGAAAGTGAAGGGCTACATGCAACCAGATTACATAAAATAGAGAGACAAAGTATTGgcatatttttctttccatttctccaaaaGGTGAACAGGGCATTCCAATTTTATACATTTCCTACAAGGGACAGATGAGCTAAAGAATGACTTCTTATTTAGCTGCATCAAACTTGGGAATTTGCCATTTGCcctggggagagagaaaattatttcagttGTAAAGACTCCAGGATGTTTCCTAGGGTACCACGAGTTCTATCCTGAAAAGTGCAGCGACACATCTAATCCATTTCTCTAAATCTTacatgatatatataatatattacagaGCTAGGTTGTTCTCCAGTGGAACTTTGACAAAATGATAGAAAACAAAGAGAcaaattcagatctttcttcAAGTTCccaggaatgaaggaaagaaagggcaaaAATACATTATACTTTTCTAAAATGTATAATCTTCTTCAGATTACAAGCAAGTGCTAGCTAGCGtcctggggtggtggtggtgaaatAAGGGCAGGCAATTTTTTCAAATTTGGTCTCCAAGTAGGCAATCTAATGGTTTCTGTCAAAGAAGTGAGAACTAGGATATCTATATGACAGCAAACCAATATTTTGGGGGCAAAATGAACTGATGTAACACTTTCATGTctctccctgccccacccccccaAAGCAACaacttgtatatatttttgttacaGAACATCTTTCCTTACACTGAGGAGgccaaaaggaaggaaagaaagaaaagaggaaggagggatggagggaagaatggagggagggaggtatgaaagaaaggggaaggaaggaaggaagaatggaaggatggaaggaagaaaggaaggaaggaaatgaataagTCTTTGATTGTAGAATTCTTAGAAATTAATCTCTTGATTCACTGCCAATAAATTGCTCCTAGAGGTACTCAGGCAGCAGAAGCTTCCTGATTGGTCAAGATCCAGTCATTCAATATCAGGGACGGACCATACCATGGGGCACAGAAGTTTGGAAATAAACAATACTGTACAGTGTGGAATATTTACTTCATGGAGACCCAGCCCAAACACAGCCTTTTCCAGAACATCATGTCAAAGAGGGTGTGCCAAAAGGAATGAAGAGaatcatgtatttttttcttttaatattcccAGCATGGAGTTTGTGCTACTCAGTTGCCATTTTAAACACAATATATGTAATTTTCAGAAGACCACTTAAGTCACACCTATATGTCACATATATGAACTATTTAATATTGAAGGTTTTGGGAGGTGGGACAAGGAAAGACTGACTCAAAAAGTAATTATATTTCAGGGGAattgaaaggaaatattttaaaaggataaatgCTCCCACCACTCCTTAACATCAACCTGAGCTAATTCTAAAGAGAAATCTAGAGGGGATACCATCTCAGAGTCAAATTGCTAAGTACCAACTAAGTATAAATTCTCTGAAAATGTGTAAAGTCCCACCAAATTCTGAAAAACACCCAGTTGCAGGGCAGGGCAGAAATTGATTTTATGATGGCAAATTAGAGGCAATCAGGAAGAAGAGTAAACACACTCAAATGATTTCAAGGGTCAGTTGCAAGATCTTAGCTGAGATAAATCAGAGCCAGGAAAGCTCATGATACTTGTAGGAATGACTTTCCACATTTTAAAATGGTTCCTAAGTGCCATAAGCTTTCATTGGTGGAAAACGAGAAAAGCTTTCTCTGATTATCTTTAGGCTTGGCTGTCCTGGAAGTAGTAGAGTGGTTCATCACAGCAGTAGGGATTAAAGATGTGCTTCCAGCAAGTTAGTTGTGTGGCTCCTATGCACATCATCAGGAGATGGCCAAGAAAGATAGAAATGGCTCTCTGGGCAGTCATGAGATCAGGGACCAGGCCAGTGAAAACTGCTGTATTTCCCAAGATGCTTTCCTATCCAGTTAGTTCAGGaatctccctcctcctttctgccAGGTCTGGCCCTCTCCTCACTTCTCCTTCCCAACCTCTGGTTTGTTGGCCTCTTTTAATAGCAAGCTGTCCTTTGTCTTGAGTGAAAGGAAGATAGAAACATCTGGCCAAAAATGTTGAAGGAGCAGGTAGAAAGGAGAAATACAGCAACTCTATAGACACAGATGATGTAAAACATTGACCTGAACTCTGAAAATGtagtgtaaaaaaaaatgtatctctaGCTCATTTGCATGACTCTATTTCCTCCAGAcatgtttttggtatttaaaaTGAATGGTATTCCTGTACAACATGTGTCTCAATTTGTAATGATATCCTCCTTGCAGCTGGCTTAGTTCTCCAAGTGTTTCTAAAATGTTACTGTCTTAAATTTGAGCCAACCTACAATAACAAATTATCGAGAAGCCAAGTGGCTGAAATACATTTGTTGAAAGAaagttggggaggggggtggagcTATATTTCAGTCTTTGACTCTTGTGTTGGAA
It includes:
- the SOBP gene encoding sine oculis-binding protein homolog isoform X1, giving the protein MAEMEKEGRPPENKRSRKPAHPVKREINEEMKNFAENTMNELLGWYGYDKVELKDGEDIEFRNYPTDGESRQHISVLKENSLPKPKLSEDSVISPYNMNTGYPGLATGNGLTDSPAGSKDHGNVPIIVPLIPPPFIKPPAEDDVSNVQIMCAWCQKVGIKRYSLSMGSEVKSFCSEKCFAACRRAYFKRNKVCDWCKHIRHTKEYLDFGDGERRLQFCSAKCLNQYKMDIFYKETQANLPAGLCSTLHPPIENKAEGAGVQLLTPDSWNIPLTDARRKAPSPVSAAGQNQGPGPSSSTTVSPSDTANCSVTKIPTPVPKPIAINETPNVPPVSVQPPASIVPPIGVPPRSPPMVMTNRGPVPLPIFMEQQIMQQIRPPFIRGPPHHASNPNSPLSNPMIPGIGPPPGGPRNMGPTSSPMHRPMLSPHIHPPTTPTMPGNPAGLLPPPPPGAPLPSLPFPPVSMMPNGPMPMPQMMNFGLPSLAPLVPPPTLLVPYPVIVPLPVPIPIPIPIPHVNDSKPPNGFSSNGENFIPNTPSDSAGGKSSGHSLSPRDSKQGSSKSSDSSPGCSGQSLSHAAAQQEHGKNEVVDLTVRSSSPVNNKFSFSSVVQGPQDGVIDLTVGHRSRLHNVIHRALHAQVKVERESNSVVSMAFGSSDKRNCSTCRDNNCNAVDTKTLPGGAGDSTHCGPVSLAASGPSGLEATSAAVCNVIVNGTKSTEGSKGSEQPPEPLALAPPPPLLPPLPLPPPPPPPPPPPPPPPLPPPAPASQKKSQQPEEPAVSELESVKENNCASNLHMDGEAGKKLMGEEVLVVGDKTDPNLNNPADEDHAYALRMLPKTGCVIQPVPKPAEKTAIAPCIISTPMLSTGPEDLEPPLKRRCLRIRNQNK
- the SOBP gene encoding sine oculis-binding protein homolog (The RefSeq protein has 2 substitutions compared to this genomic sequence), which codes for MAEMEKEGRPPENKRSRKPAHPVKREINEEMKNFAENTMNELLGWYGYDKVELKDGEDIEFRNYPTDGESRQHISVLKENSLPKPKLSEDSVISPYNMNTGYPGLATGNGLTDSPAGSKDHGNVPIIVPLIPPPFIKPPAEDDVSNVQIMCAWCQKVGIKRYSLSMGSEVKSFCSEKCFAACRRAYFKRNKARDEDGHAENFPQQHYAKETPRLAFKNNCELLVCDWCKHIRHTKEYLDFGDGERRLQFCSAKCLNQYKMDIFYKETQANLPAGLCSTLHPPIENKAEGAGVQLLTPDSWNIPLTDARRKAPSPVSAAGQNQGPGPSSSTTVSPSDTANCSVTKIPTPVPKPIAINETPNVPPVSVQPPASIVPPIGVPPRSPPMVMTNRGPVPLPIFMEQQIMQQIRPPFIRGPPHHASNPNSPLSNPMIPGIGPPPGGPRNMGPTSSPMHRPMLSPHIHPPTTPTMPGNPAGLLPPPPPGAPLPSLPFPPVSMMPNGPMPMPQMMNFGLPSLAPLVPPPTLLVPYPVIVPLPVPIPIPIPIPHVNDSKPPNGFSSNGENFIPNTPSDSAGGKSSGHSLSPRDSKQGSSKSSDSSPGCSGQSLSHAAAQQEHGKNEVVDLTVRSSSPVNNKFSFSSVVQGPQDGVIDLTVGHRSRLHNVIHRALHAQVKVERESNSVVSMAFGSSDKRNCSTCRDNNCNAVDTKTLPGGAGDSTHCGPVSLAASGPSGLEATSAAVCNVIVNGTKSTEGSKGSEQPPEPLALVPPPPLLPPLPLPPPPPPPPPPPPPPPPPPPAPASQKKSQQPEEPAVSELESVKENNCASNLHMDGEAGKKLMGEEVLVVGDKTDPNLNNPADEDHAYALRMLPKTGCVIQPVPKPAEKTAIAPCIISTPMLSTGPEDLEPPLKRRCLRIRNQNK
- the SOBP gene encoding sine oculis-binding protein homolog isoform X2, coding for MNELLGWYGYDKVELKDGEDIEFRNYPTDGESRQHISVLKENSLPKPKLSEDSVISPYNMNTGYPGLATGNGLTDSPAGSKDHGNVPIIVPLIPPPFIKPPAEDDVSNVQIMCAWCQKVGIKRYSLSMGSEVKSFCSEKCFAACRRAYFKRNKARDEDGHAENFPQQHYAKETPRLAFKNNCELLVCDWCKHIRHTKEYLDFGDGERRLQFCSAKCLNQYKMDIFYKETQANLPAGLCSTLHPPIENKAEGAGVQLLTPDSWNIPLTDARRKAPSPVSAAGQNQGPGPSSSTTVSPSDTANCSVTKIPTPVPKPIAINETPNVPPVSVQPPASIVPPIGVPPRSPPMVMTNRGPVPLPIFMEQQIMQQIRPPFIRGPPHHASNPNSPLSNPMIPGIGPPPGGPRNMGPTSSPMHRPMLSPHIHPPTTPTMPGNPAGLLPPPPPGAPLPSLPFPPVSMMPNGPMPMPQMMNFGLPSLAPLVPPPTLLVPYPVIVPLPVPIPIPIPIPHVNDSKPPNGFSSNGENFIPNTPSDSAGGKSSGHSLSPRDSKQGSSKSSDSSPGCSGQSLSHAAAQQEHGKNEVVDLTVRSSSPVNNKFSFSSVVQGPQDGVIDLTVGHRSRLHNVIHRALHAQVKVERESNSVVSMAFGSSDKRNCSTCRDNNCNAVDTKTLPGGAGDSTHCGPVSLAASGPSGLEATSAAVCNVIVNGTKSTEGSKGSEQPPEPLALAPPPPLLPPLPLPPPPPPPPPPPPPPPLPPPAPASQKKSQQPEEPAVSELESVKENNCASNLHMDGEAGKKLMGEEVLVVGDKTDPNLNNPADEDHAYALRMLPKTGCVIQPVPKPAEKTAIAPCIISTPMLSTGPEDLEPPLKRRCLRIRNQNK